A single Osmerus mordax isolate fOsmMor3 chromosome 7, fOsmMor3.pri, whole genome shotgun sequence DNA region contains:
- the csrnp2 gene encoding cysteine/serine-rich nuclear protein 2: protein MEAVSSLSLKRRFEEVDSGSPYSTPKDSDDDISSSDSADSCDSLNPPSSTSLKPTSILRRHKPSPGRKRVRFDVVTVYYFPRRQGFTSVPSQGGSSLGMARHHCSIRRYTLGEFAREQETSHRHTLRQHLRQEKLNARKMKLTRNGTVECPQAELLTLDDVSDDDLDMDGVEVDDCFFLQPLPTKRRRALLRASGIARIDAREKAELRSIRLSREECGCDCRFYCDPRHCGCSQAGIKCQVDRMSFPCGCSRDGCGNSVGRIEFNPLRVRTHYLHTIMKLDLEKRKLLGQRAGEQHAESDRVSSLSSASPPSPDLYSGAGLDSELEEREVQAVLEMQDLLTVQDSLERENETAVLHLQSAEEQERREREEAEEAQRGLGEQALCLMPGGLQGELSAEAGVEGVGRMLLQGPFPSGTAVVCISDNQEENPPGLLKDPASLLYYQLSPIEAREFNSLPREEEEEEEEEKEEKEVGKIKREQGGGEERGEVEHRGITCRQDGDEILPKVALCSEKSEVEESPANGQWQSPPNGQCQGEACLATEGEIYTLPPEV, encoded by the exons ATGGAGGCCGTTTCATCTCTCAGCCTCAAGCGAAGATTTGAGGAGGTGGACAGTGGTTCTCCGTACTCCACGCCAAAGGACTCTGACGATGACATCTCCAGCAGCGACAGTGCTGACAGCTGTGACAGCCTCAACCCTCCTTCCAGCACCTCCCTCAAAC CAACCTCCATTCTCAGAAGACACAAGCCCTCCCCTGGGAGGAAGCGGGTTCGGTTTGATGTGGTGACGGTGTATTACTTCCCCCGGAGGCAGGGTTTCACCAGCGTGCCCAGCCAGGGAGGCAGCTCCCTGGGCATGGCCCGCCACCACTGCTCCATCCGTCGCTACACCCTGGGGGAGTTTGCCCGTGAGCAGGAAACCAGCCACCGCCACACCCTACGCCAGCACTTACGCCAGGAGAAGCTCAATGCCCGCAAGATGAAA CTGACGAGGAATGGTACTGTGGAGTGCCCCCAGGCAGAGCTGCTGACCCTGGACGATGTTTCAGACGATGACCTGGATATGGACGGTGTGGAAGTGGATGACTGTTTCTTCTTGCAGCCACTGCCCACCAAGCGGCGACGGGCGCTGCTGCGGGCTTCTGGCATCGCCCGTATAGATGCCAGGGAGAAGGCTGAGCTGCGGAGCATCCGACTGTCCCGGGAGGAGTGTGGCTGCGACTGCCGCTTCTACTGTGATCCCCGCCACTGTGGCTGCAGCCAGGCGGGCATCAAGTGTCAG GTGGATAGGATGTCCTTCCCATGTGGCTGCTCTCGTGATGGCTGTGGAAACTCAGTAGGCCGCATTGAGTTCAATCCGCTCCGCGTGCGAACACACTACCTGCACACCATCATGAAGCTTGACctggagaagaggaagctgcTGGGCCAGAGGGCCGGGGAGCAGCATGCTGAATCTGACCGCGTGTCCTCCCTATCCTCCGCCAGTCCTCCATCCCCAGACCTGTACTCGGGTGCTGGGCTGGActctgagctggaggagagggaggtccaGGCGGTCCTGGAGATGCAGGACCTGCTCACAGTGCAGGACAGTCTGGAGCGGGAGAACGAGACGGCTGTCCTGCACCTGCAGAGTGCCGAGGagcaagagaggagggagagagaggaggcggaggaggctcAGAGAGGCCTGGGGGAGCAGGCTCTATGCCTTATGCCTGGAggcctgcagggggagctgtcagcagaggctggggtagagggggtggggaggatgcTCCTACAGGGCCCGTTCCCGTCTGGGACTGCTGTGGTCTGCATCAGTGACAACCAGGAGGAGAACCCTCCTGGCCTCCTGAAAGACCCAGCCTCTCTGCTCTACTACCAGCTAAGCCCCATTGAGGCAAGGGAATTTAACTCTCTGccccgagaggaggaggaggaggaagaagaggagaaggaggaga aggaggtgggtaagataaagagagaacaaggaggaggagaggagcgaggagaggTTGAGCATAGAGGCATTACCTGCAGGCAGGACGGTGACGAGATTTTGCCAAAGGTGGCTCTGTGCTCAGAGAagagtgaggtggaggagagccctGCTAATGGGCAGTGGCAGAGCCCTCCTAATGGGCAGTGCCAGGGAGAAGCCTGCTTggccacagagggagagatctaTACACTGCCTCCGGAGGTTTAG